A genome region from Pseudomonas pergaminensis includes the following:
- the fusA gene encoding elongation factor G, with protein MARTTPISRYRNIGIVAHVDAGKTTTTERVLFYTGKSHKMGEVHDGAATTDWMVQEQERGITITSAAITAFWKGSEKQYKDEHRFNVIDTPGHVDFTIEVERSLRVLDGAVVVFCGTSGVEPQSETVWRQANKYGVPRLVYVNKMDRAGANFLRVIGQIKQRLGHTPVPIQLAIGSEDNFQGQIDLINMEAVYWNDSDKGMVPVRKPIPAELQELADEWRNNMVEAAAEASEELMNKYLEGEELTNVEIKAALRQRTIAGEIVLAVCGSSFKNKGVPLVLDAVIDYLPAPTDIPAIKGTNPDNEEEEMERHADDSEPFSALAFKIATDPFVGTLTFVRVYSGVLASGDGVINSVKGKKERVGRMVQMHANAREEIKEVRAGDIAALIGMKDVTTGETLCDAAKPIILVRMDFPEPVISVAVEPKTKDDQEKMGIALGKLAQEDPSFRVKTDEETGQTIISGMGELHLDILVDRMRREFNVEANIGKPQVSYRERITKNCEIEGKFVRQSGGRGQFGHCWIRFAPADEGQEGLQFVNEVVGGVVPKEYIPAIQKGIEEQMKNGVVAGYPLIGLKATVFDGSYHDVDSNEMAFKVAASMATKQLAQKGGGELLEPIMAVEVVTPEDYMGDVMGDLNRRRGMILGMEDTVSGKVIRAEVPLGEMFGYATDVRSMSQGRASYSMEFKKYNTAPAHIAETVSKKQG; from the coding sequence ATGGCTCGTACTACTCCGATTAGCCGCTACCGTAACATCGGTATCGTTGCTCACGTGGATGCTGGTAAAACCACCACCACCGAGCGCGTACTGTTTTACACCGGCAAAAGTCACAAAATGGGCGAGGTGCATGACGGCGCCGCGACCACAGACTGGATGGTTCAGGAGCAGGAGCGTGGTATTACCATTACTTCTGCTGCTATTACCGCCTTCTGGAAAGGTTCCGAGAAGCAGTACAAAGACGAGCATCGCTTCAACGTAATCGATACCCCAGGCCACGTAGACTTCACCATTGAAGTTGAACGTTCCCTGCGCGTACTCGACGGCGCTGTCGTTGTGTTCTGCGGTACCTCGGGTGTTGAACCTCAGTCGGAAACCGTATGGCGTCAAGCCAACAAGTACGGCGTTCCACGTCTTGTTTATGTAAACAAGATGGACCGTGCTGGTGCCAACTTCCTGCGCGTGATCGGTCAGATCAAGCAGCGTCTGGGTCACACTCCGGTGCCAATCCAGTTGGCTATCGGTTCCGAAGATAACTTCCAGGGTCAGATCGATCTGATCAACATGGAAGCGGTCTACTGGAATGATTCCGACAAAGGCATGGTGCCTGTTCGTAAGCCTATCCCTGCAGAACTGCAGGAGCTGGCTGACGAGTGGCGCAACAACATGGTTGAGGCTGCCGCCGAAGCCAGCGAAGAGCTGATGAACAAGTACCTCGAAGGTGAAGAACTCACCAACGTGGAAATCAAGGCTGCTCTGCGTCAGCGTACTATCGCTGGTGAGATTGTCTTGGCTGTTTGCGGTTCTTCCTTCAAGAACAAGGGTGTTCCCCTGGTTCTCGACGCCGTTATCGACTACCTGCCGGCTCCAACCGACATTCCTGCTATCAAGGGTACCAACCCGGATAACGAGGAAGAAGAGATGGAGCGTCACGCCGATGACAGCGAGCCGTTCTCGGCTCTGGCGTTCAAGATTGCAACCGACCCATTCGTGGGTACTTTGACCTTCGTCCGCGTTTACTCGGGCGTGTTGGCCTCCGGCGACGGCGTGATCAACTCGGTTAAAGGCAAGAAAGAGCGCGTGGGTCGTATGGTGCAAATGCACGCAAACGCCCGTGAAGAGATCAAGGAAGTGCGCGCTGGTGACATCGCGGCCCTGATCGGCATGAAGGACGTCACCACTGGTGAGACTTTGTGCGACGCTGCCAAGCCAATCATCCTGGTTCGCATGGACTTCCCGGAGCCGGTTATTTCGGTTGCCGTAGAGCCTAAGACCAAGGATGACCAGGAAAAAATGGGTATCGCTCTGGGTAAACTTGCTCAGGAAGATCCATCTTTCCGCGTCAAAACTGATGAAGAGACTGGTCAAACGATCATCTCCGGCATGGGCGAGTTGCACCTGGACATCCTGGTTGACCGGATGCGCCGTGAGTTCAACGTCGAAGCCAACATCGGTAAGCCTCAGGTTTCCTATCGTGAGCGCATCACGAAGAACTGTGAAATCGAAGGCAAGTTCGTTCGTCAGTCCGGCGGTCGTGGTCAGTTCGGTCACTGCTGGATCCGTTTTGCTCCTGCTGACGAAGGTCAGGAAGGTCTGCAATTCGTGAACGAAGTAGTTGGTGGTGTGGTTCCTAAGGAATACATCCCGGCTATCCAGAAGGGTATCGAAGAGCAGATGAAGAACGGTGTTGTTGCCGGCTATCCGCTGATCGGCCTGAAAGCAACCGTTTTTGACGGTTCTTACCACGACGTCGACTCCAACGAGATGGCGTTTAAGGTGGCTGCTTCCATGGCAACCAAGCAACTGGCCCAGAAGGGCGGTGGTGAGTTGCTTGAGCCAATCATGGCGGTAGAAGTTGTTACACCTGAAGACTATATGGGTGATGTCATGGGCGACCTTAACCGTCGTCGCGGCATGATCTTGGGTATGGAAGACACGGTTTCCGGCAAAGTGATTCGCGCCGAGGTTCCGTTGGGTGAGATGTTCGGTTATGCGACCGACGTTCGCTCCATGTCCCAGGGTCGCGCAAGCTACTCTATGGAATTCAAAAAATACAACACAGCTCCGGCGCACATCGCTGAAACTGTATCCAAAAAACAAGGCTGA
- the rpsG gene encoding 30S ribosomal protein S7 — MPRRRVAAKREVLDDPKYGSQILAKFMNHVMESGKKAVAERIVYGALEKVKERKNSDPLEIFEKALDAIAPLVEVKSRRVGGATYQVPVEVRPSRRNALAMRWLVDFARKRGEKSMALRLAGELLDAAEGKGAAVKKREDVHRMAEANKAFSHYRF; from the coding sequence ATGCCAAGAAGACGCGTAGCAGCCAAGCGCGAAGTGCTTGACGATCCAAAATACGGAAGCCAAATCCTGGCCAAGTTCATGAACCACGTGATGGAAAGCGGTAAGAAAGCCGTTGCCGAGCGTATCGTTTATGGCGCGCTGGAAAAGGTTAAAGAACGCAAGAACAGCGACCCCCTGGAAATCTTCGAGAAAGCTCTCGACGCCATCGCTCCGCTGGTCGAAGTGAAGTCGCGCCGTGTAGGCGGTGCTACTTACCAGGTTCCGGTTGAAGTTCGTCCGTCCCGTCGTAACGCTCTGGCAATGCGCTGGTTGGTAGACTTCGCCCGTAAGCGCGGCGAGAAGTCTATGGCTCTGCGTTTGGCCGGCGAGCTGTTGGACGCTGCTGAAGGTAAAGGTGCTGCTGTTAAGAAGCGTGAAGACGTGCACCGTATGGCTGAAGCTAACAAAGCTTTCTCGCACTACCGCTTCTAA
- the rpsL gene encoding 30S ribosomal protein S12, with the protein MATINQLVRQPRKRIVEKSDVPALQNCPQRRGVCTRVYTTTPKKPNSALRKVCRVRLTNGFEVSSYIGGEGHNLQEHSVVLIRGGRVKDLPGVRYHTVRGSLDTSGVKGRNQGRSKYGTKKPK; encoded by the coding sequence ATGGCAACTATCAACCAGCTGGTACGTCAGCCGCGTAAGCGTATCGTCGAGAAATCCGACGTACCTGCGCTGCAGAACTGCCCGCAACGTCGTGGCGTATGCACTCGCGTGTATACCACTACGCCGAAAAAACCTAACTCGGCACTGCGTAAAGTATGCCGTGTGCGCCTGACCAACGGTTTCGAGGTTTCCTCGTACATCGGTGGTGAAGGTCACAACCTGCAAGAGCACAGCGTGGTACTGATCCGCGGCGGTCGTGTAAAAGACTTGCCAGGTGTTCGTTACCACACCGTACGCGGCTCCTTGGATACTTCCGGCGTTAAAGGTCGTAACCAGGGTCGTTCGAAGTACGGTACCAAGAAGCCTAAGTAG